From a region of the Nothobranchius furzeri strain GRZ-AD chromosome 12, NfurGRZ-RIMD1, whole genome shotgun sequence genome:
- the LOC139062045 gene encoding uncharacterized protein, with protein sequence MAKCSALWTKASRSTLAAEQVEEISRRKLMVPTSTRWNSLYEAISRILTIPSNELNPMCVKLGIKCFTEKEYQFLKEYISVMKPLTVALDILQGDECPYGALLPTLTSLMSKTLALKDDLSKMTATLPDVIVKAIKTRFNAVLESQEGRLAAATCPKFKLRWLRDECSRVQVKELLITECRTTAAATADVPQDSQPPASPDEMDFFDFEIQPRESFSAENEVTDYIRSGHELEILNQFPIVKKIYMKYNTPTPSSAPVERLFSLGGLVLSPKRNRLSDRRFEKLLLMRYNHCFTPKENKTSGKF encoded by the exons ATGGCGAAGTGCTCTGCTCTTTGGACTAAAGCAAGTCGATCGACattagctgctgaacaggtggagGAAATCAGCCGCAGGAAGCTAATGGTACCTACATCCACAAGGTGGAATTCCCTGTATGAAGCAATTTCAAGAATCCTCACTATACCTTCAAATGAACTTAATCCAATGTGTGTAAAACTGGGAATCAAGTGCTTTACTGAAAAGGAGTATCAGTTCTTGAAAGAATACATCAGTGTGATGAAGCCCCTGACAGTAGCTCTGGACATCTTGCAAGGAGATGAGTGCCCTTATGGAGCTCTACTACCAACACTCACAAGCCTGATGTCAAAGACACTTGCCCTGAAAGACGACCTCTCTAAAATGACAGCCACCCTTCCAGATGTCATTGTCAAG GCCATCAAGACTCGCTTTAATGCTGTTCTGGAGAGCCAAGAAGGACGTCTTGCAGCGGCCACCTGTCCAAAGTTTAAGCTGCGTTGGCTGAGAGATGAGTGTAGCCGAGTGCAGGTGAAGGAGCTTCTTATCACAGAGTGTCGTACAACTGCTGCTGCAACTGCTGATGTTCCCCAAGACTCCCAACCTCCAGCCAGTCCAGATGAGATGGACTTTTTTGACTTTGAGATCCAACCCAGAGAATCCTTCTCAGCAGAAAATGAAGTAACTGACTATATAAGGTCAGGGCATGAGCTTGAGATTCTGAATCAGTTTCCAATTGTTAAAAAGATTTACATGAAGTACAACACTCCAACTCCATCCAGTGCACCAGTGGAAAGGCTGTTTAgcttaggtggattggtgctttcCCCGAAAAGAAACCGACTATCTGATAGAAGGTTTGAGAAGCTTCTGCTGATGCGATATAACCACTgcttcactccaaaagaaaacaaaacatctgGTAAATTTTAG